The sequence AACATGTGGGTCAAAAAGGGAGAAAGGAACACGTGTCATGTTGCACACATTGCTCTGAAGACCAGGGATACTTCTTTGTGGTACCTTGATAGCGGATGCTCTCGTCATATGTCGGGTGATAGAACCTTATTTAAAACTGTTGAAGAGTACAAATGCGGAACAGTTACATTTGGAGATGAGGGAAAGGCCAATATAATTGGAAGGGGTGAAATTGAAATACCTGGACTACCTGTCTTGAGGGAAGTCTTGTTTGTTGATGGATTAAGAGCAAATCTACTCAGTATAAGTCAGATGTGTGATAACGGTGCTGAAGTctgtttttcaaaagaaatatgtacTGTTTCAGATAATGATGGAAAGTGTGTAGTGCAAGGAATCAGAACATCTGATAATTGTTATGGCATCACTCCTAGTTCACAGTACAGTTGCAGTAGCGCTAAAAGTGAGACTACTGATCTTTGGCATCAAAGGCTTGGACATGTGAATCACAGAAATCTATCCAAGATTGCCAAGAAAGAAATGGTGGTAGGATTGCCTGAGCTGGGTAAAGTGGAGACTCCTGTTTGTGGGTCATGTCAATTGGGAAAACAAGTCAGAACAGCTCATAAGAATACAACAGCGATCCTAACCAAACGACCATTAGAGTTATTACACATTGATCTTATGGGACCCTCTAGAACTGAGAGTCTGGGGGGAAAGAAATATATACTGGTGATGGTAGATGATTTCACCAGATACTCTTGGGTAGAGTTTTTGAGAGAAAAGGGTGAAGCTTCTGACGTGATTAAAATATTGTGcaagaaacttcaaaatgaACAAGGAAAATCAATAGTCAGAATTAGGAGCGACcatggaagagagtttgaaaattttagtcTTGAGAGATTCTGTGATGAAGAGGGTATCAGTCAAGAATTTTCTGCTCCTATcactccacagcaaaatggagtagttgaaagaaagaatagagtCATTCAAGAAATGGCTCGTGTTATGATGCACAGCAAAAGTGTACCTACTCATTTTTGGGGGGAAGCTGTGAACACAGCTTGTCACATTATGAACAGAGTCTATCCAAGACCGAGCACTTCTAAAACACCATATGAATTGTGGAAAGGGAAGAAACTAAATGTGAATTACTTCAGGGTGTTTGGAAGCAAATGCTATATTTTGAGAGATAGGGAAAACTTGGCTAAGTTTGACCCTAAGAGTGATGAAGGAATTTTTCTTGGGTATTTCAGAAACAGTCGTGCTTATAGGAGTTACAATCTACGCACCCAAACTGTCATGGAATCAATAAATGTGGTGGTGAATGATGCTCCTAGAGAGGAATTGAATAGTGAAGAACAAGTTCACATACCTAGTGAAACTGAAAAAATGGGTGTTGATGAGCACAATGAAAACTTAGAGACCTTTTCTGGTGAAAAGGTAATTGTCCACAAGGAGCCATCGTCAAGAGTGAAGTTAAATCACCCTCAGGATAACATAATAGGGAAGATAGATGAAGGAACGAGACTGGGGAGGAAAGTGATAAATCAACTGGCTCATTCAAGCTACATCTCACAGATTGAACCAAAAAGAGTTGAAGAAGCCTTAAATTATGAGAGTTGGTTAAATgctatgcatgaagaaataaatcaGTTTGTGAGGAATGATGCATGGCACTTGGTTCCAAGACCTGAAAATTACAATGTGGTTGGTACCAAGTGGATTTTCAAGAATAAGTCAGATGAGTATGGTACGATTGTGCGAAATAAAGTAAGATTAGTTGCTCAAGGGTATGCCCAGATGGAGGGAATAGATTTTGATGAGACATTTGCACCAGTTGCCAGACTTGAATCAATCCGGATATTGTTGAGCATTGCTTGTCATATGTGTTTTAAACtgtatcaaatggatgttaagagTGCCATCTTGAATGGGATTCTTCAAGAAGAAATGTACGTTGAGCAACCAAATGGGTTCAAGGATCCCCAACATCCGAATCATGTCTATAGGTTGAAGAAAGCCCTATATGGTCTAAAACAAGCTCCCAGAGCTTGGTATGAAAGGCTAACTTCATATCTGTTAGATCATAAGTTTTTGAGAGGAAGTGTTGATAGGACACTCTTCATAAGAAAAGCTGGGGAAGACATAACAGTGGCTCAAATCTACGTGGATGACATTATGTTTGGATCATCTATCGATGCTCTTGCTCTTGAGTTtgcagaagaaatgaaaaatgaatttgaaatgagtatGGTTGGTGAACTGACATTCTTTTTAGGACTCCAAGTGAAACAGTTGGACGATGGGATGTTTATATCCCAATCAAAATATGCGAGggatttgattaaaaaatttggATTAGATGGCAATAGCCATGCCAGAACCCCCATAAGCACAACTGTCAAGCTTAGCACTGATGTGTCTGAGAAAAATGTTGAACAATCCTTGTACAGGAGCATGATTGGGAGTTTATTGTATCTCACTGCGAGTAGACCTGACATTGCGTTTAGTGTTGGGGTTTGTGCTAGATTTCAAGCAAATCCCAAAGAATCACATCTTGTAGCTGTCAAACGTATACTTCGGTATGTGAATAAGACAGTTAATTATGGGATTTGGTACTCTAGAGACTCTAATACTGTGCTTGCGGGCTattctgatgctgattgggccggTAATGCAGATGATAGAAAAAGTACTTCTGGTGGGTGCTTTTATGTAGGCACTAATCTTGTAGCTTGGATGAGCAAAAAGCAAAATTTCATTTCCTTATCCACAGCTGAGGCTAAGTACATTGCCGCTGGGAGTTGTTGCACACAATTGTTGTGGATGAAACAAATGTTATGTGACTATGGCATTACTCAAGGTGTAATGAGcatttattgtgataatactagtgccataaacatttcaaaaaatcctGTCCAACATTCTAGGATCAAGCACATTGATATTAGACATCATCTCATTCGAGAACTTGTGGAAACACATATCGTAGCCCTTGAGTACATTCCCACCGAACATCAACTAGCCGATCTCCTTACCAAACCTTTGGATGGGCTTCGATTTGAATGTCTTAGAAAGGCTATTGGTATTTGTGCATTGACCTAAGGGCTGGAACATACATTACATGCATTACATGCATTCtcgttttatttgttttgtgtattttccCTCTCCTCATGCTCCTCCcttctattaaattttttttttgcttgctgTTGTATATAGAAAGAGTGCACATGTGTGTGATAAAGATGGTTAGTGATGTCAATTCTGAAATTTTTGTAGACATATGTCGTTTGAAAATTGTATCATGTACATTTACAAGTTACAAAGGTTTAAAACATGTGTACTATGTGTATTTTGTGACCTGCATCACACACTACATTTCTAGCTCAATCAATTGTTGCTTTGCCACCTGTGAGTTCTTGGGGAGGCAATCAAAGGTGTAAGGGAGCTCTACGTGTATACAGAATTGACCACGGGCTAGATGACCTCttgattttatatcaaaattccaCTTGTGCAGtctttgcatttaaaaaaaaaacaaaaaaaaaaaaaaagaaaaggggagaagaagatgaagaagaagaagaaaatgggtCATATTACTCGATAGGCAATACTGATACAGGAATTAAAACAGAATTTTTTTAGGTCCTAGCAGCATTAGGTTTTACTTTCTGTATCATGGAAAGGCTTTCCAAGCACTTATGGTTTCATGTTTCAGCCTAACCCCACTCACATATTTTGGTTGAAACTTCTTGATTGAGTAGGAATTCTATAAACACGCATGTACATCTTACCTGTAATACTTTGTTTCTACTACCTGTGTGAATTGTGATAATATGATGATCTTTTACATGTGATGTGATTTTCAGGCTTCAAAATTGACTTCATTAATGCTTGAATCACTGAATGAGAAATTGTGCTTATATTTGTGAATTCTGGATtttcgctcgagcgaaactTAAATTCCGCTCGAGCGAAAAAACGTTTTAAAACTGCTCTGCGACAGTTTCTCTTTCCCgcatttccttttatttctgcaCCGTTTTCTCTTCCCTCTTCGTGCGATTCTTCTATTAGGGTGCGATTCTTCCCTCTCTGTGCGATTCCTGCACCATTTTCTCTTCCCTCACGGTAAGTTTCCTTCCATTGGgtttattttcctaattttgGTATTaggatttggttttttttttctccattggtTTGTTATATTTGGGGTTTTTAGTTTTGGGTTTCGAAATGGAGATCTTATTTGGAGTGGTTGCTGATTTGTGATTTGGGAGTAGAGAGTGATTCTCTCACTCTTGTATTGAGGAGGTTCATGGAACTCCCAAGAGtctttttcatttggtttttgcTTGGATGCACACCAAGTGTTCTGTGAAATGCCTCAATGAGGTTTGGATGTTCATTTTCATCATACATCAGCATAACATTGTTCCCATATTCATTCCATTGGGTTAGTATTTGACATTGAGGATTGGGACCTCCattgggtttaaaacccaaCATTGGCTTAGTTGCACTTGAAATGCTCAAAATGCCAAATGGGTTGTTAAATTGTGCTTGTGGgcatgtgcattgtgcattttaaaatggtttttgacaacattcatgccttgattttgaaatttttttatataacctAATTTTGGCAAAGTATACATTGGTTTGAATCATGCATTGGGCATTTTAGACATACATTGGACATTTCACATTTCCTTTAACCTTGTCTAACAGTCACTGATTATGTCCACAGTCAAAAGTATGTCTCGACGTGTTCGTCCACGCCAAAGTCCTCCTGCCCCCGCTCAAGCACTTTTCCACGATACTCGTGCAAGAGAACTTTACGCTCAGAACTTTTCTAACCGTTCTCCTATTGTCGAGCGGGTAGTCACCCTCGGTGAGCTTTCTGAGACTATTATCCCACATATTTTTGAGTCTCGCCAGTGGCTAGCCTTGACCACTGGTCATCCCACTCCTTCTATGGAGTTGGTTAAGGAGTTTTACTCCAACATTCATGCCATCTCTGATGATGACTCTTTTGATCTTAGTCTCCGGAATATTGTCTTTCGGGTGACTCCGGGCATGTTAGCGGACTTGCTAAATGCCCCGCGTGTGGCAAATCCTGTGTATCCCTATACACGGACTTCCCCTCCTAGTCCGTCAGTCATTGTTGAGTGTCTAATTGGTCCATTTTCTAGTTGGGATGGTAAGTCACCCATTCTAACGGCACGTTTTCCACCTGATTTTCTCATTTTCAGTAGGATAGTCCTTACAAATCTCTATCCTACTGGTCATCAGAGTGATGTGGGTCCTGACCGTGCCACTCTTTTGTATGCACTGATCAACGATGTTTACATAAACCTGGGGAGTCATCTGTGCCGGGTTATGCTTGAGGCTTTTAATTCCCTAAAACACGGACTGGTTTGCCTTTCGCTTGCCTCATCAATAGGTTAGCCCTCTCTCGGTCAGTTGCGCTTCTTCCACATGAGCCTAGAGTCCCTCTTAAAGCTCCTATTGGTCCTAGGACCATGCAACTGAGTCGGGCTCACATTGCCCCTCAACCTCTGGATGTTGAGCATCCTCCACCACCCTCTGGATGTTGAGCATCCTCCACCACCCTCTTCTCAGCCATCAAGCTCTCGGCCTTCAAGCTCACAGCCACATAGCTCGGTACCATCTACATCGGCACCTGGTTTGATCGAGCCCAGCCTTCAGCAGGTCGTTGAGTACCTTGCCCTTTTTGAAGCACGGTTTGATGCACGGTTTGATAGCCTTGATGCTAAAGTTAACAGCCTGTAGTAGCTTGTGACTCAACACTTCAACGATATAGAGGAGCGCTTTGATGATGATGGCAGTCAGCCtaatggtgatgatgatgatggcaaTCAGCCTCATGGTGATACTTGAGACCCTTGGCTTGTCATGACGAAAAGGGAGAGTAGTACATATTCAGGGGGAGTGGTATAGATATAGGGGCAGTAGCAAGAAAGCTATAGgggcagtttttgttttgttagtaaTGGTATCACATTGTTTTTGTGGGGGAGCAGCTTTTGTTGTTAATTGCATGCTGCTATTGTTTGTCTATTGAGCTCAATgtctaattaatttcttaatgaaaagtttttttatgaaaattgtgcaactgacattgtttatgcttatgagattatttattgcatatttttagTGGTTCGTTTAACCGTTTGCTAAGTGTTTGCAGAAATTTCTCAACATGTTCAAGATTTTGTCTAAATCAAGGGAATCCTATTTGGGGTGTGTCAGGATTAGGTCCTATGTATAGGTTAGAAGTTTTGTCACAGAaatgccaaagggggagattgttgagaaaaaaattagttgatttgcatattcttgtgaaaacctgtgtaaagttgagttgtaacaagtgttgaagcagtgtaatatgaaaaagattgaaatgtgctcaacatggctcgactggcACTCGAGCgggaccttccagagaggttcgctcgacttgcgctcgacttaGCGCTCAAGCGGAACCCATATAGAGTgattcgctcgatgtgcgctcgacgaaGCGATCAAGCAGAaccatacagagaggttcgctcaaggtgcgctagacgtggcgctcgagcagaacccatccagagtggttcactcaaggtgcgctcgacgtggcgctcgagcataacctatccagagaggttcgctcaaggtgcgctcgacatagcgctcgagcagaacccatccagagaggttcgctcgatttGCGCTCGACgtagcgctcgagcagaattcatccagagaggttcactcGATATGCGCTCGACGTatcgctcgagcggtttcagaagacaacgtgcgctcgaccttcgcttgacacctcgctcgagccaatgttcaagacaacctaattttgagcgccgtgtcttgctgggactataaataaaacaggttatttctgttctttgggtgaagaaaaacagagcaaaaacacaatctcttttCAAGAGCATTTGAGagaaatttttctttcattcaaaGTTGAATCTCTTGGAAGATTTACCTTCAccaaatcacactcaagataaaaacACTGTAGAGTCTATTGAAGTGGACGTATTcattggccggaaggtttctgAAGCTGCCGTCCTGCAGAGATTGAGAGGTTCTTGTGGGATACTATAGAAAGGGTTATTTATGGAGTTGCAAGCCAAGATTTAGCTACTActaaggttttgtgagtgtttctaaattggttgtaacgaACTTAtatttctatagtggatttgtgATTGTGACCTACACCCGGAatggttttatattttgaagaagttcttcaaatgagtttccattCCGTGAACAAATCTCTGCTTTGATTACTTGTGTgatgcatattttttattagttgtaTGGGTGTCAATATGTTTAGTAGactaagaaaattttgaactacACCTATTTACCCCCTCTAGGTTTTGTGTTGGGTAGAAACACTGCTTTTTCACCTCTAAATAACAGTAAGAAGCAAGGGCAGATGcaaaatgctagatttgaaGGAGTAAGTAACAAAAAGAGTGAAAGTACTTCCCCCAATGATGGTGGGGATGGTGATAATACGAAAGGCCACAACTTGGAGAATGGGCACTCCAGTGGTAACTATGTTCATAATGAAGATTCTAAGGTGAATGGTGGTGTTAACGGTATAGGAAATGGGAGCTCCGACGCTGGGGCTTTTGATGTAAATAAGCTTCAGAAGCTTAGAGCTAAAGGTGGGAAGAAAGCCGAAACCCTTGTTAGCAAGGGCTCTAAGGCAGagccaaagaaaaagaaaacaaagaagaatagAGTTTGGGACGATTCACCACCTCAGGCCAAATTGGATTTCACAGATGATGTGGGTGAGAATGGGGACAATATAAAGGTTGTTGCAGCAGATCATGGTGAAAGTATGATGGACAAGGAAGATATTTTTAGCAGTGAAAGCGAGGctgaagaagatgaggaggtGGGGAAGGACAGCAAGCCTGAAACTAAGAAGAAGGGGTGGTTTTCAACAATGTTCCAAAGGTTAGTTTATTAATTTCAATCCTTTGGTTATTGTGTGTGCATGTATGACTTAATTTAGAGCATAcacgtaattttatttttatgacttCCATTCACTATCTGCAATCTTTGTAGTTTTAGGCATAGTTATTTGAAGGATATTGCTTGAGTTTTTCAACATTGTCTttcttcatgaaaaaaatatgatactGAGTTCTTCATCTCCATCCCGGCGATTGTTATTTCAACAATTCAATACAATGTTTTGGGCCATAATTTAGTTTTTACATCGTTACTTCCTTTAAAATctacttatttttcaatttagacAGTGCCATTAAACTGTAAATGAAGTTTAAGTGCCTAAGTTACCCTACTTCTGTATCGTAGAGGATGCATGTGCGTGTGTTTTTGCATACATTGGTGCTGTGAGCACACTTATTATATTCTATGAATTTTTGAGTGTAGAGTTTCTTTAAAAAGTCACTTTGCAGGTTGCCTACTGGCTTCTGCAGCACGTGATCAATGTCATGATGGCTGCTTGTGACACTTTCCGATCTGGAGCGGTTGAGCAGCTGTGACTCATGCGCAAAGGCTCCAGGTTGAACATTTGATTTTACAGCCTATTACCAGGCTATCTGGCTTCTTTACTCAGAGAGGGTTTgtttgttgaataaaatatgtaaGTAATACAAGCTGGACCCTCATTGCTGAATTGTCACCTTTTTCTCTTGTAAGATTCTATATTTGAGAAGGGCTTTGAGAAAGATCCTGCCATTGTAGCAAAGGAAGCAATCCGGGAGGCAACACATAATGGTTCTGATGTGGTTCTTGTTGATACAGCTGGTCAAATGCAGGTATCGCGCTTAGCTGGTATTATGTTATAAATACGTGTTGTTATCTGCTATATGTATTATACTGGCTTTTATAGATAATTAGGGCTATGTGTTTCTCTGCCATGTTTGTTTTTATTCCATCATGGCCATTTGATACATGTTCTCCATTTTTCAGGATAATGAACCGTTGATGAGAGCACTCTCAAAGCTTATTTACCTTAACAATCCCGAACTGGTCTTGTTTGTTGGAGAGGCACTGGTTGGAAATGATGCCGTTGATCAACTTTCAAAATTCGATCAGGTATGACTTTTAGATTTAGGATTGTCATCTATTGTTGGGACCTTTTATTTATGGAGTTATTTAAGCTACACTTGTTTTCTATACAGAAATTAGCCGACCTTTCGACTTCAGCTAGTCCAAGACTGATAGATGGGATCTTGCTCACAAAGTTTGATACTATTGATGATAAGGTAGTTACTCCTCAAACAGCAAGGAGTTTTGAGAGTTTTGATTGCTTGATTTGCGTCCATTGTTGTCATCTGTTATGACTAATGTATAACTGAAATTGATGGCGTAGGTTGGAGCTACACTTTCAATGGTTTGCATATCTGGGGAACCAGTCATGTCTGTCGGCTGTGAACAGTCATATACAGATCTCAAGATGCTCAATGTAAAATCGATTGTCAAGACCATGAACTTGAATGAGAATGTGTTGGTTTCATTCTTCATGGTGTGCTGTGTGTCTGTTTGTCACTCGGCATCTATGTTGTTGCATGCTGAACTTTCAGTGTCATCCCTTGAATAAAATTACTTTGCCTCTCACAACTGCTCAAGTTGACTGcttgacaattttttatttatttaataattaagaaaatgattttaagtgtattgagatattttttatttttttaaaatatttaaatatattaaaaaatgtaaaaaaaaaaaatccaaaacaacggGTGGTCACGTTGAGCGGGCTACTCTGGGCCCAACTCGTCATCCCATATGAGCCCATGAACTTGCTCGAAGTGAATCAGTCACTTGCATCTGTTTCTTGTATTATGGTTAATCCCACGcgttcaatctctctctctgcgcACGCTAGTTGAGATTGGGGCTTGGAAATAACTTCCAAAATTTCGGTCAAAGCATAGAAGAAAAATGTCTGAAGTTGGTTATGGGAGGGAGCCCTTGTGTGCTTTACATACAAATCTTATGGCGTTTCTTCATAGAACGATGCTATGTGATGCGTAtggaacaaaaataatgttgggGTTGGTGTCGCTAGACTAGAAATATGGAGAAGTGTTTTGTGAATTGTAGAGAATTGATTGTGAATAGCAGTAAAATGATTGTAaattgtagtgaaatggttttagtaaaatattttactcgattttgaaaaattagagataaaaagttgaaaaaaattatta comes from Juglans microcarpa x Juglans regia isolate MS1-56 chromosome 8S, Jm3101_v1.0, whole genome shotgun sequence and encodes:
- the LOC121244585 gene encoding uncharacterized protein LOC121244585 isoform X2, giving the protein MKRMQECSVGRRADDFDETFRQLKKEDEARAEDLKRLKKVVGMPLNNSKKQGQMQNARFEGVSNKKSESTSPNDGGDGDNTKGHNLENGHSSGNYVHNEDSKVNGGVNGIGNGSSDAGAFDVNKLQKLRAKGGKKAETLVSKGSKAEPKKKKTKKNRVWDDSPPQAKLDFTDDVGENGDNIKVVAADHGESMMDKEDIFSSESEAEEEEGVVFNNVPKVSLLISILWLLCVHV
- the LOC121244585 gene encoding uncharacterized protein LOC121244585 isoform X1 — protein: MKRMQECSVGRRADDFDETFRQLKKEDEARAEDLKRLKKVVGMPLNNSKKQGQMQNARFEGVSNKKSESTSPNDGGDGDNTKGHNLENGHSSGNYVHNEDSKVNGGVNGIGNGSSDAGAFDVNKLQKLRAKGGKKAETLVSKGSKAEPKKKKTKKNRVWDDSPPQAKLDFTDDVGENGDNIKVVAADHGESMMDKEDIFSSESEAEEDEEVGKDSKPETKKKGWFSTMFQRLVY
- the LOC121244293 gene encoding signal recognition particle receptor subunit alpha homolog, giving the protein MHVRVFLHTLVLCDSCAKAPDSIFEKGFEKDPAIVAKEAIREATHNGSDVVLVDTAGQMQDNEPLMRALSKLIYLNNPELVLFVGEALVGNDAVDQLSKFDQKLADLSTSASPRLIDGILLTKFDTIDDKVGATLSMVCISGEPVMSVGCEQSYTDLKMLNVKSIVKTMNLNENVLVSFFMVCCVSVCHSASMLLHAELSVSSLK